ggaAACATTTCTTCTTAACCATTCATTCACTCTCTCTATCAATCCATCGCCTTCAATTCCCCCGCCCTCTTTCAATTAACTTCCCCATATATGATGACACCTTCAATAATCAtacttttgctttcttttggTCAATGTTAGAATTGGGTGAcatcataattatatattaaagagtTTTGATTTATAATAACTAAGCAAACACAAATATCTAATTTTGCATTAATgtgttttctaaaaagttggtaaatatttgggaatttttctttgttgaattATTGATATCCTCTCATATATCAACCGatttaaatcaaacatttaatGACAAGAGGCCAtagcatttattttttaacccACAATAAATTACTTTCAtccattttactatattttcaaaataatttcaatattttactcttttagaaaatgtcaaaattttaaatcataattattaaattaaacctttttttccctttttagtttttggaaaGGACGGTTTCTAACTTTGGACAATCTATCTTCTCTtcatatttagatttgaatttttacaATAACTAAAGTGGTTTGATATCTCTGGCCATTAATTGACAAACACCATTTTCTGGATTACTATTTATTGAATcataatgtaaaatatttgattagtAGATCACATTCAtcctctctttttatatatatatatatattgactCTTCtcaatgaaattattgttgttattgaatcaataatttttaaagaaaaatatatttcttttttgaacaCTAAGTTTAGacatataaaattacaaaaattaaaatgaaaaccaaaattgGAACTTTTGAACTATGAGAGACAAATTGATAGGCATATGTAAAACGTGCATGTATTGTTCATCTTGGGGTCCATTTTACCATTGTGGCTAccactctttttttcttttacttatttagacaaaaatataaattgtcTCGACTCATTAATTTCAACCATAAATATTGtcagaaaattaattataaataataaaattcttgaaaatatttataaattataatattttatattttatcaacaaatctaaaaattttgctataaattttaaatattttagttcactTAACTATACATCTTCTAAATATATACTCTGTTCGTTACACTAACTTTCTTATGAATTTTAGAcgtatatttaataatatttttatttgggtTTCTTTGGAAGAAATAATATTCTTGTTTGTTATGTatgatttccttttttttaaaaaaaaatctatgatGTTATCATTAaaatctatataatataacttttatGTAATAGGAGTGGCGAATACAATCCTCGTCTTCGTCGTCATTGgagaaaaaaatctttttctttcgtCTTTATTTTCGatacaataaaaattttcCTACTCCATTAAGAGACGGGCCCTCGTAGGATCTTGACCATAagataaataaacattttttattgtatatatttaaaacttagataattaaattttagatatttattattactctcgaaacaatatatatgataCATAGCAATGACTATAAGCAAATTGAGATTTAAATCTCTACTCGTATCTTtgtgaaattatattttaaaagaaggaaatatagaaaattgtACTTTcatccattctttttttttttttgaatattcagtttgatattgattataaattaattaggtaAAACATTTTTGTAGTTCTAACATAGGGAAGATTCcaaccttaaattttaaattggtaaAATCTAGTTTATTCACATAATTACAATCATTACTTTGTTCTAttgttgatataataaaatactcAAAGAAGAAATATTGGAATATCTTAATTTGATAAGATTccataaaataatcaaattatccaaatcaaaaagtatatatatttttgttttcattaagTAATTCAAATTCTTCCCATTtacctaatttaatttttaaaatagtattagGTGCAATCAAATCTTTCAATTCAATCAATCATAttcataatcaaaataaaatgttaatttttaatcagttcaaattaaaatttaaaatttacaccTATCtagattaataaaaacaagtttaatttaattactacaccattattatgaattttttaaaaaaagaaaaaaaaagacttaacTTAAAAGTAGCTAACTAAATCtatcctaatttttttaaaattaaataactaataTGGATGGtcaaaaagttttaaaatataccatAGTTTAAAGTAAGGggataaaaacaaattttaaatacatataaaagatattaaaaatattttaaaattaagtttagcTCAATGTTAATTGTCATAATCCTCTATTATCGATGTGAAGGCTCAAACTCATATCTCCACAATGGTTGGactacaaaaactaaaaacttgttcatatagtatatatgtttttaagaGAATTGAAagtataacaattagattgaaagtattagtataaatatagagatatataatattttaaaaaattacatatataacaaaatttgtaaagtttGAGTGATAATAAAGTTAGAAAGGAAGTAAAGAGTCTTTAACCCAACTAAACGTAACCGACCcctaataaagaaagagaatagtattttaacaaaagtttGAGGTAAAGGATATGGGAAAGAAAGTCACATGGTGTTCCCTTTTTCCAAATCCCACCATTCTTTTTGGGTCTCTCTCTCCCATCATTCCTCTTTAACCCTCAACtcataaaaacaaacacactCTGTCCCTTTCTTTGCCACTCATTTCTaagctttttctttctttctttctttctttctttcttctttcttttttgtttttgtttttgcttctcTTCTCCAAGATTTTTCCTTCTCTCCAACCACAATGCCTTGGAGTTGGGCCTAAAGAGGAAAGCTAAACACTTCCAAAATACCCATTTTCTCATTtccctctttctcttcttcctttttcccaGTTACCCACTACCCActatccttttcttcttctcccttcCCTTTATCATCATCAAAGTACATTATCCACTCTTCCCAATTTTGGattccccttttctttttttgttactcTGTTTCCCAATTTCTCCACCCTTTTGCTTGTTTCTCTAATTATCTCTCTGCTATCTACTACTGTTCAAACAGCTATCTTAGATCGAACTTTGGTGCCCATAATGTCGAAATCCGGTattcttttggattttgagacaatttctcatttttatgttttttcagTTCTTCCTATTTTCTCTCCTGTTTAACGTTTCTCAGGTTTCTGAGATGAAGATGGAGCTTGACTTGTGAATTTCTAAGAGGTACCcttctttctaaatttctaactCCGTTGgtgtgttttgtttgtttttgtatgtGGGTAATCTTTAgtatgaattttcaatttatggGGATTGTAACTTTTTCTTGTGGAGtcagaaattgaaattagttCATCATTTCATGgggtgaaaagaaaaatgatgatgatgctgCAGAGTTTTGTTTCAGTTTGTTAGTGAAGTAGACAGTCCGATGTTTGCTGTAATGGTGGATTTTAATCTTGGTGATAGTGAACTgctttttccaaaatttgacCATAGATCTTAAAGGAAAGTGACTAAAGTGGATATTTCCTGTAGATGGTCAATATTCCTTGTCTTTTGGAACCTAAAATTTGATCTAGTTGAGGAAATTTTGGGAGTATTGATTGTATTGCTTGTGTGCAATGATTTTGATGGGGGAAAGAGAAGCTTGTATGATTTCTGTACCATTTTGGTTGTGTGTATTGTATTTACTGTCCTAAATTGTATCTTGTTATCCCTTTTGAACCtgtcttctttattatttgatgtcTGTTTGCTTTCTATTCTGATTTTATCTTATTAACAGTGTTCCCAAGGGTGTAAAGTTGAACTGGGAAGGATCCTGATTGAGgcacttttttttgttggaaatgAGTTGAAAAGCACCTTGAGAATCATTCTTGCttggagaaaaggaaaacattcCGCAATTCACTACTGTAGGAGGAAACTGAGAGTGTGTTGGAGTAGAGGAAGTTGCTTCATGTATTGGGAACTCAGGGGCATTGGTAATATGGATGAAAGATCTATGGATGACATGAAAGGAACTCGAGTTGCTTTGATTGAGTCATCGTCTTCGAGATTAATGAAGAGGTCACGTGCCCCTGGAAGTGGAGCCCAAGTCCCTTCGTGTATGGTAGATGGCTGCAGTTCGGACCTTAGCAAATGCAGGGACTATCATCGCCGTCATAAAGTATGCGAGCTCCATTCTAAAACACCGAAAGTAACCATTTGCGGTCAGGAACAACGATTCTGCCAGCAATGTAGCAGGTGGGTTAGAATGTCTAGTACATCAATATGTTGCAATTTGCTTCATTGACTCTGCCTTACATTAATTTccttggttttcttttctgatCGAACTTGAGTTATGTAGATGGGATATATACTTAAGCAGTTAAGCTTGTTGGTTTTCCATCTTGTCCTATATCATCTTGACTTGAAAACTTCAtccatttcaactttttccatatttcaaattttctaagcATTTTctagaatttataaaaaccATTTTGGACTTGGAGTTTTGCCTTACGCTCTTTGTGAAAACTTTTATTGATCTTATGATATGTAGTATGCTTGATACGATTTATGTTCTACGGTGTACTAATAAACGTGGGAGggacgttttttcttttacacttTTCTACCATTTTGAATTTGCATTTGCACTTGTTTTTCTGTTGTATCGTTACTCATGCTACCCTGGAAACAAATGATAAATAGAGTGGATCAATTTGCATGAGTCAATTCGCAAAATCatgcttatttatttaatcataGATATCTTCTCAAATTGTTGTCACATACTACATCTATGCGTTTTCCACCATAGAAACCTCGTAGCATTACCTCATGgatatatttcaaaatggtGCTGTTTTTGCTTTTCACCAGATGGATGGTTGGATCAGTGTTGGATGCAAATCTTTGTGAGACTTacattttgtgtttcttaTACTTGTTATTTTTGTCTGGTTGGTTCCCTTCTTATGTTGATGTAGATTCCATTCTTTGGTGGAGTTTGATGATAGAAAACGAAGTTGTAGGAAACGCCTTGATGGGCACAACCGACGTCGAAGAAAGCCTCAACCAGCAACTATGACACTAAATGCAGGAAGATTTCTCTATGGCAACCAAGGTTCGTATTATCAATTTAGACATGGTTTTCCAGTGCAAGCATCTTCTCCCCGGTCTTTTCCAATTGAATTTCCTTGCTTCCAAGAATTCCATTTAACTTCTCCCGATGTTTTCGTTATTGTTTCATTGTCGAATAATGAACCAATGCAAAGTGCATACAACTTCTTTGTGCAGGTCCAAGATTCTTACCCTTTGGCAATCAATTACTGACTGCCAGCAGTGATGTGAGCTCTTCTTGGATTGGAATGATCAAACCCGAGAACAATGTGCCGCTTTGTGGTGGCAACTCACAGTTTGACTTTACTGACAGAAGAAAAAGTATGTTGCCCGGTTCGTTGTCTTCTgattacaaagaaaaacaactagCAATCTCTTGCATCCCTATAGGACTGCTTCCCAAATCATCTGATACTCAGCCATTTCTCAACGTTGGATCCAGCAACGGTGGGAATGTTCAGAAAGTGCTCGGAAACGGATCGAATCGGTTCTTCGACTCTGACTGTGCTCTCTCTCTTCTGTCAACACCAGTTGAGCCTGGGGAGATTAATCTAAGCTCCATGAGCCAATCCAACCTCATCCCCCCAGCCCATTTCATCCACAGCGACGGTCTTGGCTTGGAGGGTGACCCCATTAGTTCTGGTTTAGTCTCGGACGGTAGCAGCGATGCCAACATCCGTTGCTACTCAACATTCCAGGACGGACCTGATGGATCATCTGTTGATCTATTCAGGTTTTGAAACATGAAAGTTGGGTCATTTTTCTAGGTTCTGAGATATAGAATTATCTCGTATGTTTATTCACTTCAGATTTTAACTCAGCCACTATCTATCATCAATCTTCCTGTCTCTgcttgctttttctttttgttatgtgAATTTTAATGAATGCTTTTATTTTGTGTGTGAAATGTCTCTttcaatgttttgtttttacttttgttcagacttcaaattttgaacattAAATTTCTGGCTCTATTGAGTTCCCTCTTGGAAGAGTCCACAACTCaaaaatttgttgaacaaTATGCCTTATATATgctctctcttctcttctcttgtCTCTACTTGCTTTGTTTTTATGGATCTTCTTTTGGCTCAAATTTCTAATTCAgtctctaatttatttttcaactaaaTCACTTTTCAAACAGAAAGATAAAACTTCATCAGATTTTGGTGATTCActtgaaaacattttaatttatattctttattttcctataattgaaaattaataatcctacatatttttgcaaaaatgagATGAAATAGGTTGAGATTATCTATAAAATCAATC
This DNA window, taken from Cucumis sativus cultivar 9930 chromosome 6, Cucumber_9930_V3, whole genome shotgun sequence, encodes the following:
- the LOC101217032 gene encoding squamosa promoter-binding-like protein 16 isoform X2, encoding MYWELRGIGNMDERSMDDMKGTRVALIESSSSRLMKRSRAPGSGAQVPSCMVDGCSSDLSKCRDYHRRHKVCELHSKTPKVTICGQEQRFCQQCSRKRSCRKRLDGHNRRRRKPQPATMTLNAGRFLYGNQGPRFLPFGNQLLTASSDVSSSWIGMIKPENNVPLCGGNSQFDFTDRRKSMLPGSLSSDYKEKQLAISCIPIGLLPKSSDTQPFLNVGSSNGGNVQKVLGNGSNRFFDSDCALSLLSTPVEPGEINLSSMSQSNLIPPAHFIHSDGLGLEGDPISSGLVSDGSSDANIRCYSTFQDGPDGSSVDLFRF
- the LOC101217032 gene encoding squamosa promoter-binding-like protein 16 isoform X1, which translates into the protein MYWELRGIGNMDERSMDDMKGTRVALIESSSSRLMKRSRAPGSGAQVPSCMVDGCSSDLSKCRDYHRRHKVCELHSKTPKVTICGQEQRFCQQCSRFHSLVEFDDRKRSCRKRLDGHNRRRRKPQPATMTLNAGRFLYGNQGPRFLPFGNQLLTASSDVSSSWIGMIKPENNVPLCGGNSQFDFTDRRKSMLPGSLSSDYKEKQLAISCIPIGLLPKSSDTQPFLNVGSSNGGNVQKVLGNGSNRFFDSDCALSLLSTPVEPGEINLSSMSQSNLIPPAHFIHSDGLGLEGDPISSGLVSDGSSDANIRCYSTFQDGPDGSSVDLFRF